The following are from one region of the Ischnura elegans chromosome 12, ioIscEleg1.1, whole genome shotgun sequence genome:
- the LOC124169634 gene encoding uncharacterized protein LOC124169634 isoform X2: protein MVKKKGPAWDFFYEKDKGVQCKFCSKEYKHSNVNKMTRHIVKCFECPSNLKDILNVKLNNMILKKAQFTTPKRKMTAQEQNDVEDDGSFVSDPGPSSSNSQRPSSSLSTTYSPERYGSHGNEGSVFIRPSSSTSTNGGVDLLPYNDQMDSHSNMAFYPFAMPPNESMEAMHNFFREAQQFVQPFMAMGMAQAQGQPQCGRFGQRPNFHHQTQSRASSNSHHEDDDFHIEIDVHDFAAGEISVKKVDNKIVVEGNHDARESGGITAARHFLHRYTLPDGVKHDEIKSSLSSDGILTVSAPKNHTQKPAEELIIPITPTGMPAKKQDCGEPSTSKNDNEPKENM from the exons ATGGTGAAGAAGAAGGGTCCTGCGtgggattttttttatgaaaaagataaAGGCGTGCAATGCAAATTCTGCAGTAAAGAGTACAAACATTCTAATGTCAATAAAATGACAAGGCATATTGTAAAGTGCTTCGAGTGCCCTTCCAATTTGAAGGACATTCTTAATGTAAAGCTGAATAATATGATCCTCAAAAAAGCCCAGTTTACCACTCCAAAGAGGAAAATGACAGCCCAAGAACAAAACGACGTAGAAGATGATGGGTCTTTTGTGTCGGATCCAGGCCCAAGTTCGAGTAATAGTCAAAGACCATCCAGTTCATTGTCCACCACATATAGCCCTGAAAGGTATGGCTCCCATGGAAATGAAGGCTCAGTTTTTATTCGACCTTCATCCTCAACATCAACTAATGGTGGAGTAGATTTACTCCCTTACAATGACCAAATGGATTCTCACTCAAAT ATGGCTTTCTACCCTTTTGCAATGCCTCCGAATGAGTCAATGGAAgcaatgcacaatttttttcggGAAGCTCAGCAATTTGTCCAACCATTTATGGCCATGGGCATGGCACAAGCTCAAGGCCAGCCGCAATGCGGTCGCTTTGGACAGCGCCCCAACTTTCACCACCAGACTCAGAGCAGAGCATCGTCCAATAGCCATCATGAGGACGATGATTTCCACATTGAAATAGACGTGCATGACTTTGCTGCGGGAGAGATCTCAGTGAAGAAAGTGGACAACAAAATTGTCGTTGAGGGGAATCACGATGCTAGGGAATCTGGTGGTATAACTGCCGCTCGTCATTTTTTGCACCGCTACACATTACCGGATGGTGTGAAGCATGATGAAATCAAATCATCCCTATCGTCTGATGGGATCCTCACTGTTAGTGCCCCAAAG AATCACACACAGAAGCCAGCTGAGGAACTTATCATCCCTATCACCCCCACTGGAATGCCGGCAAAGAAGCAAGATTGTGGTGAACCTTCTACTTCAAAAAATGATAATGAGccaaaagaaaatatgtaa
- the LOC124169634 gene encoding uncharacterized protein LOC124169634 isoform X1, which produces MVKKKGPAWDFFYEKDKGVQCKFCSKEYKHSNVNKMTRHIVKCFECPSNLKDILNVKLNNMILKKAQFTTPKRKMTAQEQNDVEDDGSFVSDPGPSSSNSQRPSSSLSTTYSPERYGSHGNEGSVFIRPSSSTSTNGGVDLLPYNDQMDSHSNQMAFYPFAMPPNESMEAMHNFFREAQQFVQPFMAMGMAQAQGQPQCGRFGQRPNFHHQTQSRASSNSHHEDDDFHIEIDVHDFAAGEISVKKVDNKIVVEGNHDARESGGITAARHFLHRYTLPDGVKHDEIKSSLSSDGILTVSAPKNHTQKPAEELIIPITPTGMPAKKQDCGEPSTSKNDNEPKENM; this is translated from the exons ATGGTGAAGAAGAAGGGTCCTGCGtgggattttttttatgaaaaagataaAGGCGTGCAATGCAAATTCTGCAGTAAAGAGTACAAACATTCTAATGTCAATAAAATGACAAGGCATATTGTAAAGTGCTTCGAGTGCCCTTCCAATTTGAAGGACATTCTTAATGTAAAGCTGAATAATATGATCCTCAAAAAAGCCCAGTTTACCACTCCAAAGAGGAAAATGACAGCCCAAGAACAAAACGACGTAGAAGATGATGGGTCTTTTGTGTCGGATCCAGGCCCAAGTTCGAGTAATAGTCAAAGACCATCCAGTTCATTGTCCACCACATATAGCCCTGAAAGGTATGGCTCCCATGGAAATGAAGGCTCAGTTTTTATTCGACCTTCATCCTCAACATCAACTAATGGTGGAGTAGATTTACTCCCTTACAATGACCAAATGGATTCTCACTCAAAT CAGATGGCTTTCTACCCTTTTGCAATGCCTCCGAATGAGTCAATGGAAgcaatgcacaatttttttcggGAAGCTCAGCAATTTGTCCAACCATTTATGGCCATGGGCATGGCACAAGCTCAAGGCCAGCCGCAATGCGGTCGCTTTGGACAGCGCCCCAACTTTCACCACCAGACTCAGAGCAGAGCATCGTCCAATAGCCATCATGAGGACGATGATTTCCACATTGAAATAGACGTGCATGACTTTGCTGCGGGAGAGATCTCAGTGAAGAAAGTGGACAACAAAATTGTCGTTGAGGGGAATCACGATGCTAGGGAATCTGGTGGTATAACTGCCGCTCGTCATTTTTTGCACCGCTACACATTACCGGATGGTGTGAAGCATGATGAAATCAAATCATCCCTATCGTCTGATGGGATCCTCACTGTTAGTGCCCCAAAG AATCACACACAGAAGCCAGCTGAGGAACTTATCATCCCTATCACCCCCACTGGAATGCCGGCAAAGAAGCAAGATTGTGGTGAACCTTCTACTTCAAAAAATGATAATGAGccaaaagaaaatatgtaa
- the LOC124169636 gene encoding oligosaccharyltransferase complex subunit ostc-B, whose protein sequence is MESLYRIPFYVLEVPHLKIKRPSWLQQPSAMVMFSFVLLSYFLVTGGIIYDVIVEPPSVGSTTDEHGHSRPVAFMPYRVNGQYIMEGLASSFLFTLGGLGFVVLDQTHSPSTPKLNRLLLIFVGFLCILVSFFTCWIFMRMKLPGYLQS, encoded by the exons ATGGAGAGCTTGTACAGGATACCATTTTATGTGCTAGAAGTGCCACATTTGAAGATAAAAAGGCCATCATGGCTTCAACAACCATCGGCAATGGTTATGTTTTCCTTCGTACTGCTCTCGTACTTCTTGGTCACTGGAG GTATAATTTATGATGTTATCGTGGAACCACCCAGCGTCGGCTCAACAACTGATGAACATGGTCATTCAAGACCG gTGGCTTTTATGCCATATAGAGTTAATGGGCAGTATATAATGGAAGGCCTCGCGTCCAGTTTCCTCTTTACCCTGGGGGGACTTGGATTTGTTGTTTTGGACCAAACGCACAGTCCATCAACGCCAAAGCTAAACAGACTGCTTTTAATATTTGTTGGATTCCTTTGCATACTTGTGTCATTCTTCACTTGTTGGATATTCATGAGAATGAAGTTACC tGGCTATCTCCAGTCGTGA